The Bacillota bacterium genome window below encodes:
- a CDS encoding TetR/AcrR family transcriptional regulator, with protein sequence MGPKTRFSKQEIVNVAFDIAKVEGFSGVTARNVAKRLGSSVAPIYVNFETIDDLIAAVVQRVFAISDELVSKQKGDDYFANVGRASLAFAREYPVLFRELMLQPNQYMASYETLENELVVAMAEDDAMQNWSLAERKRLLLKMRVFQLGLSVMVANGHMPSWLSDREVEDLLMEIGDELMRVHQLKREESKK encoded by the coding sequence ATGGGACCGAAAACCAGGTTCAGCAAACAAGAGATTGTTAACGTCGCCTTTGACATTGCAAAGGTAGAAGGATTCTCCGGGGTCACTGCCCGCAATGTGGCAAAACGCCTGGGCAGTTCTGTGGCGCCAATCTATGTCAATTTCGAAACAATCGATGATTTGATAGCGGCGGTAGTGCAAAGGGTTTTCGCCATCTCAGATGAGCTGGTGTCAAAGCAGAAGGGAGACGATTATTTCGCAAATGTCGGCAGGGCCAGTCTCGCTTTTGCCCGGGAATACCCGGTATTGTTTCGGGAACTGATGCTCCAGCCCAATCAATACATGGCTTCATACGAAACTCTGGAAAATGAATTGGTGGTAGCTATGGCCGAGGATGATGCGATGCAGAACTGGTCCTTGGCAGAACGCAAGCGTCTGCTTTTGAAGATGCGGGTCTTTCAATTGGGACTTTCGGTGATGGTCGCTAACGGCCATATGCCATCTTGGCTGTCAGACCGTGAGGTAGAGGACTTGCTTATGGAAATTGGTGACGAATTGATGCGTGTTCACCAGCTGA